The genome window GAGATTTACCAGTCGCTATCCCATTCAACGCCATTCTCATCCGCAAAACGCCAGGAAATCGTACACTTCATTTTATCGATGGCACGATCACCCTTGATATCTACGGCGTGACCCAGAACCCGATGGCAAATAAATTCACTCTTGGCCCATCCTTCAGCCCAAGTATCAATGGCCTTGTCCCGATAGTTTTGCTGCCAGCTGATATTTATGAAGGCCTTGGGATCAAATATTTCCCTCAGATCAGACCATTCGCAGGCATCACGGTGAAGAGGCCAGCCTTCGCAGAGTTCACGGATTTTAAACCGCTCCAGAGTGGAAGCGTCATCGGTATTGTATGTTAGACGGTTGGATGCAGAAGGCGGTTCGGCACCCAAGCTGTAGTCGCCTTTATCTGGCAGTTTGAAAAGTGCAGGCTTTCCAGTAGAGGGGATATTGGCCGAATGGCCGATGCCGCTCATTGTATCTGTCTGTTCTTGAGCTTTGCAAGTGGATGGAGTGTAGATGACAATCTGTTGGGATAGGAGGTACCATGATGGATAGACAGAGGCCTAGATATAAATCAATAGAGTGTCAGAATTGACTGCGGTTACTTTTGAATGACCTAATTGTATGACCTACCGGTAGTGGCGAAGTATATccaagaacatcatgaacCGTCCACTTCTAGTGATATGTTTTCTGTTTGGGCGTAAATATCGATCAAgtctcggagaagaagcccctTGAATTCCAGGCAAGTCAATATAAGTCTCAAGAGTGCTCATCGAGTTTGCAAGTTCGGCCTTGAGAGTAACCCTTAGATGTGCAGGGTAGAAACACCCGGCGCTGCGAATTGGTCGACAAACCTGGAACCAGTCACTCAAAAACTGGTTATGATGAAGCTCAGACCGGAAGCTTCAAGATTCAACAGTAGCGAGGAATATACTTTTCGTGCCGTTTGCGTTCCATGGTGGATCTTGGAAGCGGCTGTCATACCAGGTTTCCCTTGGATTGCAGAGCCATCATGTAGTCTGTTTGCAGGGTGGTACCCGAAAATGAAGTTGCGGATCGGGCCATGGCAAGCAGGGATTCCCAATGGTAGATGCGGAGGTGGATTAAAACGATAGTATGCAGTGGCTCCCAAGAGTGTCGGATTATGTCAAGTTAGTGGTAGGAAGGATGAGACCGTGAGACCCGCTCTCTCCACATGACGGCCTCGATAGCCCTGATTTTTAGGATGAGCTTAGATCAACTTCATTatagcttctgcttctaGTAAAGAGACATTCCAACGCCCATTCTTTGTCTGTGTCACTAGCACTCTTATCTCACATACCAAATTTCCCGGGAAATCTAAATCCTGACATTGTCCCATAGCCCGAATTTACCTGCGCTCTATAAGCCACATACCAGTTCTACCTCGAGCTGCAATGCCGGTCCGACTAGATTATTAGTACGATCTCGCATCTTCACACTTGTGCAACATCGGATTCATATTTTGTACATCCGGCTTTACTTGAGGGTGGCACAGGCacttgggtggtgggtgcTCCCTTGCCTTGTATTTCCGTCTGGGGCGATGGACGTCGAGATCGTCTGTGTTACCGGGAGTAGGATGCGGTTGCAGGCGTCAGCTACGTATGTATTGAGAGATTTATGGCCTTACGCGGAATGATGCGAGGGTCCAGTAtgaaagggggaaaggataGTGCATTTTCGGAATGATAAGATCTCGTACTATCTGCATTGATCTCAATGGTATAGGATAAGCCGAGTTAGGAGTATAGTAAGCCATTGTCTCTAGGAGTGTAAAATATTTGTATTTCAATTCTTAATGTATAGCTAGGTTAAAGAGCAAGCATCGCCAAAACAGTTTCACTGGTATTCGGTAGGAGTATGAATGAATCAAATCATGAACAGTTCAACTGTCTTAAAGTGACATTGACAATATGCATGCAAATGGTATCTGGAATGGGAATATTACAACTTGGCCAACATCTTGTTGCCCTTCTGCAacagagcagcagcatcatccacaagCTCATCAACAATAGCCTTGGCAGGCTTCTTCTCGTttacaacagcagcaaccttGCCCATCAGGAAGGGGCGAGCGTTCTCAAGGGTTTCgtcgtcgacatcatcaggAAGGTTCTCCATGTCGTGCTCGGCCGGGATGATACCCTGGGAAGtgagcttcttgatctcgtcTTGGCGGTTCTCTTCCCAGTTCTTGATGTATTCGTTGTTACGGACACGGAGCGGGCGGCCCTAAAGAAGTTAACATATGGATCAGGTGTAGTGTTTCGTTGAACTTACCGTGAAGATAATAGTGCGGATTGTGTCGTCAAAGCCAGCGGTGCGGACAGCTTCCTGGTGAGCCTTGGGGGCACCAGCCTCGTCAGCCAGGATGAAGCGAGTACCAACCCACACGGCCGATGCGCCAAGCATCAAGGCAGCAGCCACCGAGTTGCCATTGTACAAGCCACCGGCAGCAACCACCTGCACGGGCAGACCAGTCAAGGGACTCTTCTTGCCCTGGACCAGCTTGGCCACGGTAGGAATGAGGATCGTAGTGGGAACATCGCCAGTGtgaccaccaccttcaccaccctgAGCACAAATGATATCCGCGCCAGCATCGAGGGACTTCTGGACGTGCTTGGGGTGACCGATCATGTTCATGTACAGGATGCCGGCAGCATGGAGTCTGTCCACGACAGCTTTGGGGGGCACACCGACGGCAGAGACGAAGAGCTTAGCGCCGCTTTCGATAATAATATCCACGAGTTCATTGAGCTTGCCCTTGGTGTAGTCGTAGCTGAGGAACGGAAAGCGCATTAGCATCTCGGGTTTCCGTTCGTCATACAATCACATGGGTGTCTCACTTGGTCTTGCGGGCGCTTCCACCGACCTGGGGGAGCAGCAGATCAACACCAAAGGGAGCGTTCTTGTCATTCAGGAAGCTCTTGAGCTCTGCAATCTGCTCACGGAGCATGTCGGGGGTGTATCCGACACCTCCAATGACTCCCAGACCACCGGCGTTGGTGACCGCAGCGGCCAACTTAGGGCCGGCGGCCACGTTCATACCCGCCAGGAAGACGGGGTGATTGATCTTGAGCAGATCAGTAAGAGTAGTACGGATTTTTTCTACAAAAGCAGGATGGCATTAGCATTCAAGATCCCCGAAGATTCCGGCGCATTGCATAGTGCATATGAAGAGGCGGTGGCGAGGAACTCACGCGGAGAAGCCATTTTGGAGTATCTGAAGAGGCGATAGATGGATGACAGGTGGATCGGAGACCAAAAATAAGGTACAAGGTAATAATATGTCAGTTAGCGAGTAAACAAGGGATGCGGAGACCCAGGGTATCCAAGCACAGTTATAAGGGAGCGAGTGTGCAGGCTGGAGGAGCCGAGGACAAAGAGTGACCAGCACGAGCCTCGGTCCAGGGCGTGTGATGGACCAGGCTATTGACGGCAGACTACCCCGAGTTTCCAGCCGAACCACCTGATTCCCGTTGCGGGGTTACCACACTTTGCCTTTTCTCAGTTAGCCTATGATTAGTCGTTGGTGGCTGGTGAAGTGTGGCTAGTAAACAGTGTTGTTCACGCCTCAGGCTGTCACAGCCGGAGTCAGGTGACGGGAGTAGCACGGTCCGCGCATGACGTATTTTCATTCCGGATTCGCTGTAGATCTCGCCTCTGCACTTCGTTTCTGAGCTCCGTGGCTGCTGCAGAAAGTATGAGACCTAAGCCAACGGTGACCTGGCATAGCAATGCTGTCGCCTTGACATCAGCTGTCCGCGCTTGTCGGTTCCCCAGCACAAGCCTACTGCATTCTCAGCCATGTAGAGGCGAATCAATTCTTAGCAGATCATTTGGCAGCTTGGTAGCAAGGCAGGTCTTTCATTGATAAGATTAGTGATATCACAGTCTAACTTCTATAGAAACTCATCTGTATCTGGTACGGCTTCTTATATATGCAATTGCTACAAAACCTGCTCGTTGTGCGCTACCATTGGTGACCACCCTATTCATGAGGACAGTAAATCTTTTTGTGGATAGGACCTGGCTCACAAGGTTCGCATGTGTAGTATCTAGAGCTGAACTAACTCACTTTCAGAGCCATTGCACACCAGTAGTCTTAACAGAGGCATATTGAGCGGCATCACTGCAAAGAGATCCCGCCATGAAATCCTAAAGCCCCTGTGCCACACCCGCAAGCTTACAACCAGCCGAGCACATCAATTCAACCCCAGCATGGATCGAGTACATCCCTCCACCCATCGGGCATTCATTGCCTTTGGCAGCAATGTCGGAGACCGCATTGATATGATCGAGGCTGCTTGCCGCGAATTGGAGCGCGCCAACATCCGAATCAAGCGGACGAGCTCCCTCTTCGAGACAGCCCCGATGTACGTCCTCGACCAGGACCCCTTCATCAACGGAGTGTGCGAGGTACGTGCCCACCCCCATTTTCAACACATCAAACCCTAACCTCCCACAGGTCGAAACCAGCCTATCCCCCATGGAACTGCTGGACACCCTGCAAGCCATCGAGCTAGGCCTCGGCCggaagaagctcatcgaCAAAGGCCCACGCTCAATCGACCTGGACATCCTCCTGTACGACGAGCAAATCTTCACGCACGAGCGTCTCGACATTCCGCACAAACTGATGCTTGAGCGGGACTTTGTCCTCCGACCCCTCTGCCAGTacgccctccccctccccatcttaTATCCTCAACACTACGCACCCGACTAACCACCAACAGACTAATCCCGCACGAACGCCCCCCCTTTCTGGGCCACTCCCAAAGCTACCTCAACCACCTCAAaaccctcccacccccatcacccactccccacaccacaacccccatatcgcccctcttccccccaatccACAGCACCAACCCGTCCCGCCCAACCCACATAATGGCTATCCTGAACCTAACCCCCGACTCCTTCTCCGACGGGGGCACGCACTCCCCCACCGACCTGAGCACCCTAACCACAACAGTCCACAACATGATCCGCTCCGGCGCCACCATAATCGACATCGGCGGCGAAAGCACCCGCCCGGGGTCCACCCCGGTCAGCGAATCCGAAGAACTATCCCGAGTAATCCCCGCCATCAGACACATCCGAACCACCATCCCAGAGGCCGCCCACATCGCCATCAGCATCGACACGTACCGGGCCCGcgtcgccgaagaagcctgcgCCGCCGGCGCGGACATCATCAACGACGTCTCAGCGGGTCTCCTCGACCCCGAAATGCTGC of Aspergillus luchuensis IFO 4308 DNA, chromosome 7, nearly complete sequence contains these proteins:
- the FOL1 gene encoding folic acid synthesis protein (BUSCO:EOG09260LJ8;~COG:H;~EggNog:ENOG410PFZP;~InterPro:IPR006390,IPR000489,IPR011005,IPR000550, IPR035907;~PFAM:PF01288,PF00809;~go_function: GO:0003848 - 2-amino-4-hydroxy-6-hydroxymethyldihydropteridine diphosphokinase activity [Evidence IEA];~go_function: GO:0004156 - dihydropteroate synthase activity [Evidence IEA];~go_process: GO:0009396 - folic acid-containing compound biosynthetic process [Evidence IEA];~go_process: GO:0042558 - pteridine-containing compound metabolic process [Evidence IEA];~go_process: GO:0044237 - cellular metabolic process [Evidence IEA]) → MRPKPTVTWHSNAVALTSAVRACRFPSTSLLHSQPCRGESILSRSFGSLVARNSSVSEPLHTSSLNRGILSGITAKRSRHEILKPLCHTRKLTTSRAHQFNPSMDRVHPSTHRAFIAFGSNVGDRIDMIEAACRELERANIRIKRTSSLFETAPMYVLDQDPFINGVCEVETSLSPMELLDTLQAIELGLGRKKLIDKGPRSIDLDILLYDEQIFTHERLDIPHKLMLERDFVLRPLCQLIPHERPPFLGHSQSYLNHLKTLPPPSPTPHTTTPISPLFPPIHSTNPSRPTHIMAILNLTPDSFSDGGTHSPTDLSTLTTTVHNMIRSGATIIDIGGESTRPGSTPVSESEELSRVIPAIRHIRTTIPEAAHIAISIDTYRARVAEEACAAGADIINDVSAGLLDPEMLPTMARTGKSVILMHMRGTPATMTKLTDYPNGIIQDVGNELLERVAAAEAAGIRRWRMILDPGLGFAKNEPHDLAILRGLDKLRTGIEGLEYFPWLMGPSRKRFVGRLTGVKEAKDRTWGTAATVTASVAGGADIVRVHDVKEMWQVGRVADAIYRGVV
- a CDS encoding uncharacterized protein (COG:S;~EggNog:ENOG410PP0S;~InterPro:IPR037401,IPR032710;~PFAM:PF13577) translates to MSGIGHSANIPSTGKPALFKLPDKGDYSLGAEPPSASNRLTYNTDDASTLERFKIRELCEGWPLHRDACEWSDLREIFDPKAFINISWQQNYRDKAIDTWAEGWAKSEFICHRVLGHAVDIKGDRAIDKMKCTISWRFADENGVEWDSDCDCRFGYFLKKQPQGWKILCNHPIYEKDKCVPVDPTRPPHIDHESLAKEPKGYRFLAYGMRRLGYPIKQNLPQLFGKERDMVYKEMAEWLDGKDIDFSKDDF
- a CDS encoding nitronate monooxygenase (COG:S;~EggNog:ENOG410PJZ7;~InterPro:IPR013785,IPR004136;~PFAM:PF03060,PF00478;~go_function: GO:0003824 - catalytic activity [Evidence IEA];~go_function: GO:0018580 - nitronate monooxygenase activity [Evidence IEA];~go_process: GO:0055114 - oxidation-reduction process [Evidence IEA]) encodes the protein MASPQKIRTTLTDLLKINHPVFLAGMNVAAGPKLAAAVTNAGGLGVIGGVGYTPDMLREQIAELKSFLNDKNAPFGVDLLLPQVGGSARKTNYDYTKGKLNELVDIIIESGAKLFVSAVGVPPKAVVDRLHAAGILYMNMIGHPKHVQKSLDAGADIICAQGGEGGGHTGDVPTTILIPTVAKLVQGKKSPLTGLPVQVVAAGGLYNGNSVAAALMLGASAVWVGTRFILADEAGAPKAHQEAVRTAGFDDTIRTIIFTGRPLRVRNNEYIKNWEENRQDEIKKLTSQGIIPAEHDMENLPDDVDDETLENARPFLMGKVAAVVNEKKPAKAIVDELVDDAAALLQKGNKMLAKL